TTGGGGGTCAACAGCTACGTGGTCAAGCCCCTGGATTTCAACAAATTCGTGGAGGCGGTTTCCGAATTGGGGTTGTACTGGGTGCTGCTGAATCAGGCGCCGTTTTGAAGATAGGGTCCAGGGTTTAGGGTCTAGGGTACAGGGAAGAGAAAGACAAAGAAAAGAAACAAGATGAAACGAGTAAGAAACAAACTCGAGTTCTTCCATGTCACGCGTCACGCGTTACGCGTTACGATTTTCAGAGTACAGGAAGAAGGGTACAGGGTTTAGGGTCT
The DNA window shown above is from Candidatus Aminicenantes bacterium and carries:
- a CDS encoding response regulator; the protein is LGVNSYVVKPLDFNKFVEAVSELGLYWVLLNQAPF